In Acanthochromis polyacanthus isolate Apoly-LR-REF ecotype Palm Island chromosome 18, KAUST_Apoly_ChrSc, whole genome shotgun sequence, the following proteins share a genomic window:
- the srek1 gene encoding LOW QUALITY PROTEIN: splicing regulatory glutamine/lysine-rich protein 1 (The sequence of the model RefSeq protein was modified relative to this genomic sequence to represent the inferred CDS: deleted 1 base in 1 codon) produces the protein MCTMSGLPGTAVVQVTNLSSAVSSEQMRTLFGFLGDIEELRLYPHDNAPLSFSSKVCYIKYREPSSVGVAQHLTNTVFIDRALIVVPCAEGKIPEEAKALSLLAPAPRYPSLIPGGGLLPIPTPAPLQNLNLPLVNRISAGLDSTASVHSQPPLIGNVDPSKVDEIRRTVYVGNLNSQTTTAEQLLEFFKQVGDVKFVRMAGDETQPTRFAFVEFVEQDSVARALTFNGVMFGDRPLKVNHSNNAIVKPPELTPQAAAKELESVMKRVREAQSTIAAAIEPETKKRSSSRSRRSRRSRSRSHSKTRRKRSRSKHSRPSQRSWPGSDSHSSRGSHRRRSRSRDRRRSQSRSRGHKRRSKERSKSPRRKARSPSLKRGKREKRRERSRDRKERSTSRKRSRRDEDRMKSRAKPVKVEVDYDREGKEEYESDREDSATPSEDMTSSPCAQHNGSYKTHHEQDVSVDSRSTK, from the exons ATGTGCACTATGAGCGGGTTACCGGGGACCGCCGTCGTCCAGGTCACCAACCTGTCCTCGGCTGTGAGCAGCGAGCAGATGCGCACTCTGTTCGGTTTCCTGGGAGACATCGAGGAGTTGCGGCTCTACCCACACGA CAATGctcctctgtctttctcctcCAAAGTGTGTTACATAAAGTACCGAGAGCCTTCCAGTGTTGGTGTGGCGCAACATCTCACCAATACTGTTTTTATTGACAGAGCTTTGATAGTAGTTCCATGTGCGGAAG GGAAAATCCCGGAGGAGGCCAAGGCTTTGTCACTTTTGGCACCTGCC CCCCGGTACCCCAGTCTGATTCCTGGCGGGGGATTGCTGCCAATTCCTACTCCAGCTCCACTTCAGAAC CTGAACCTTCCCTTAGTGAATCGGATATCAGCTGGTCTCGACTCAACAGCATCGGTACACTCTCAGCCCCCGCTCATCGGAAACGTGGATCCCTCAAAAGTGGATGAGATCAGGAGGACGGTATATGTCGGCAACTTGAACTCACAG ACCACCACTGCAGAGCAGCTGTTGGAGTTCTTTAAGCAGGTGGGAGATGTAAAGTTTGTGCGTATGGCTGGAGATGAGACCCAGCCAACACGCTTCGCCTTCGTAGAGTTTGTTGAGCAGGACTCTGTTGCCAGAGCCCTGACGTTCAATGGAGTCATGTTTGGAGACAGACCCCTGAA GGTTAATCATTCCAATAATGCCATAGTAAAACCCCCAGAGCTGACACCGCAGGCTGCTGCTAAAGAGCTAGAAAGTGTGATGAAGAGAGTGAGGGAAGCCCAGTCTACCATTGCTGCTGCCATAGAACCAG aaacaaagaaGCGTTCCTCCAGTCGGTCAAGAAGATCACGGCGGTCACGCTCCCGTTCACACTCCAAAACACGGAGGAAAAGGTCTCGCTCAAAACACAG CAGACCATCGCAGAGGTCGTGGCCAGGGAGTGACTCCCACAGTTCCAGAGGCAGTCACAGGAGGCGCTCTCGCTCCAGAGACAGGAGACGCAGCCAGAGTCGCTCCAG AGGCCACAAAAGGAGGAGTAAAGAACGATCCAAGAGCCCTCGAAGGAAAGCCAGATCACCTTCACTGAAAAG AGGTAaaagggagaagaggagggagcGCAGCAGGGACAGAAAGGAGCGCTCCACATCGAGGAAGAGGAGTCGCAGAGAcgaggacaggatgaagagcAGAGCCAAGCCAGTGAAG GTGGAAGTGGACTATGACAGAGAAGGGAAGGAAGAATATGAAAGCGACAGAGAAGACTCAGCCACACCAAGCGAGGACATGACGTCGTCACCCTGCGCTCAGCACAACGGCAGCTATAAGACTCACCACGAGCAGGACGTCTCTGTGGATTCACGCAGCACCAAGTGA